The Silene latifolia isolate original U9 population chromosome 4, ASM4854445v1, whole genome shotgun sequence region CCTCTGATTTTTTGAgtatttgtgagaaccattttagtattgtagtgagtgaataggattggatgttgtgattgaaattgacaTAGAATAGCCTATTTATAAGCTATTAATTATAACGGTTagtttgaattgtaacggttatttttgaattataacggttattttgaattgtaacggttatttttgaattataacggttatatttgaattataacggttattttgaattataacggttatttttgaattataacggttattttttgaattgtaacggttatttttccTATATAAACTTCTACATATTCTTGTATTTTTtcactcatcttcatcttcttctatttttcactcatcttcatcttcttctattttcttcttcatttctctACTTATGTCGACATCATCCTCAATGTGGGGAAACCACCCAATTGAAGGCCTTAATTTTAGGAATCAATGTTGCAATCGGTGTCACAAAAACGCTATCATCAAGATTTCCGGGTCAGTAACTAATCCAAAGAAAGCGTATTTTAAGTGTTTAGATTGCAATCATTTTGTGTTGTCGTTGACTGAAGATCATTTGACAATAACAAAAAAGTTGAAGATAGCATGTgaagatgaaggtgatgatgcatcaagtggaaATGTCATGAAAGAGCAAGTGATAGGTATAAAAAAAGAGATTTCTGAAATGTCaaggatgatgaagttttatttcaagtgtatcttgtatttgtttgttttccttGTGTTGGCCATTGTCATGAAGTAGTGAGTATTTTCAGAAAGTGTATGAATTTGCATGAGTTGCTATGTATTTAAGAAATTtcagaaatttcagaatttaaaacCGTCATGTTTTTTGAATTAAACAAGGTTCGAATAGTCAACTAACATAATCATCCAACATAGAGAAAGTGTTTAAAAACGtacaaaataaatgaaaacaaacacaaatttaattagtaataattaattagtaataaatggggtttattagtaataattaattattattttacgaaaacaaaacgagacgaaaaaataaattttaaaaaatttttaaagtaaaataaataaatttacaacgAGTTCGCCACGGACGaggtttattattaataatttattagtttttaacgataacaaaacaagaccgaaaaataagtttttaaaaaaataaaataaataaatttacaacgAGTTCACCACGGACGaggtttattattaataatttattagtttttaacgataacaaaacaagacggaaaaaaaagttttttaaaaaaaaaaaaacgagaaattcaaaaaaaaaaagaaaaaaaaacacgaaaatgggcttggacgaagaacattttcgtcAGTCCAGCCCGGCGAAAATGTTACCCACCTTTCGGACGAAGAACATTTTTTAAATGCGGCCCTGGACCTGGAAGAAAATGTTCTTCGTCCCGGCCtaggtatgttttttttttttttcgttttttttttttaatttagcgATTGTTTTTTTGCAAAACACGACTAAATCCGATTCAAATtaaggcatctatcctaattccgtctacaataaaggcatctatcctaattccgttaCAAATTTACAAACTAAGAAAATACTCAAAAAACAAAATTAATAACAATCACATACCTTGTTCAATGTTTGAATTTGATGACGGAAATGATGCGGTTGAAACGGTGTTTTGTTGTTATGTGAGTCGGAtttgttttttaaaaaatttgAAGTGTGAAAGGTCTATTTTTGaagaatatgaaaaatataagggggagtgtgagggaggggtagttttggaagttcattaaaattgtcgacgataattagtaaattgtcgacgaTCTTTAGTAGCTAGGATTTCAAAGGTACTATCGACACAAAAGGGTATAAGCCCAAATTAGCCTGGAAATGCCCAAAAGCCTGTTTAGCCCGCATAGATCAGGTTGAGGAGCCTGCAAGCCCCCACAGATTTCTGGGATCTGCTGGGTTGAGGAGCCTGCAAGCCCCCACTAGCATCGATAGAGTGCGGTAGAGGCAGAGCCTTTTCAGGGCAGTCTTTGGAAGAAGCGCCACGAGCACGCACCTTCAGATGCACCAAAAGTCGACTGCTTCTTCCCGAGCTTGTCTTCGCACTATGTCCATGACCCTCCCATGCATCGATCGCTTTTTGCCGGAACTCAATTGCAAGGGGATAGCTGCCATTGAACATACAAGCTTTAAGTATACAGATTTAGGGAAAAGTTCCATAAACTGGTTCCATACTGTTTTTATGATAATAGCTACTATCTCAATTCTCAACATAAGAAGTCAAATCTAAATCCGATATCTAAAATATGTTCACATTGACAACACGAGAAAATTTGGTTTCCAGATATCTAAGTCCAGTTACCTAGTTTTATGCCACTCGTTCTTTAAGATAATGGAAGGGAATGCCCCTTAATGCCTTAACTACCTTAAGAACCCTAAGGGAAACTGCTAGTACAGCAGTTAGTATTCCAAATGAGACTGCTCCCAAAGACGATAGGAGTTAACACCATAAGAAAAAAAATCGGCATAATATTTTACATGATTTCTTTCCGTAGcttgtaagaaaaaaaaaaagggctTACTGAAAAATAGGGGTAGATGATCTGAATGTCTTACTCTCTTGCCTCAATTTAGTTTGGTAGATTCATTGAAGATGGATGTTCATCAAGTATTTGTACTGTTTCGACAAACGCAGGATTGTTAAATGTCTTTTGGGGCTGTATATGTTTCCAGTCAAAAGTCGATGGAGCAAACTTCTACAGGTACAGGTATATGGGTGTTTGCTCTCTGCTACTTCTAACAAAGACCAGAAACATTGTTATAAATTTGAATCTGTATCTCTTGCATCCGTAACCTCAAGAGTCAGGCCACAGATCTACACACTGACTAGTGTAACCGGAATCCATGGAGCACTGCCACATTTCCAAATGCTTGAATAGCATAGCATTATATAATCTTAGCAAGCAGGACATATTATAACAACTAAATCACCATCTTAGATGAATAACTCTTCTatattattgcttttcattcccATTGATTAAATCCCTCTGAACAATCCCAACAGAGGCAGCGTCTAAGCACATATTATAACAACTAAAAGCTCTGATCTGACATCCAAAACATGTAATATTAAAAGAACAAAATGATCAAGGAGATATTACATAATCTAATAGTGAGAGACGCTGCCTCCAAATGACTAAAGATCATAGATCGAAGATGATTAGAGCTCAAGTCTGATACCAAAGCTAGTCTTTAACAAACCCAAAGAAGCAGTTAGCGAAAGCAATTGGTAAATGAGCTAATAGAGAAAAACTAGTCAAGAAGATAACTAAACAGCTTAACGCACTTTGAGCTGAGGATTCAAACATACAGAAGAATAACAAGGTAAATAGTCTTATGGATCAATTAACTTGTACCTTATGGGTTAAAGAATAGGGACATTTTGTTAACATTGTTCATTCTTAGAACAGTCTTTCTTGTCATTCTCCTTTGAACGTAAAATCCGTAGTTTATGTGAAATAAACCAATGAGTAAGCAGCTTGACTTCTTTTTCACTGTCAGCTAACTTACCAATTGTTTACGCTAATAGCAGGGACGGAACCAGGAATAACATTTCCCTAGGGCTAACTTTAAAAATTAACCTGTTGTGAAACTATCTTACCAGAGATGATATATATAATCTCAACTAATCTAGCATAAGACATAGACGATAGGAGGTTGATCCTTAAAAAAAGTAATACTAGAAGGAAAATACTTGTATTTTTAGTAACATGAAATGTGTTCTATATCTAATGAGATTTGACTCGACTAATTGCTCTGTGTTGGTTTTACTGATAACAATGATAAATCCCATCTTTAAACGCTATACGCACTGTGAATGACGATATTTGTTTTGTATTTGACAAGATCAGAAAGAAACCCCTCTAATAGCAACAGAATATATATTTTTAACATTATCCAAAAGACCTAATGCTTAATTAGCAAAAGATATAATCTTGTGAGGATCCTCACCTTCAAGTTCAAGGCCTATATTCAAGCAAGCTGAACCAAGTTCACCTTTATCAAACTTATCCTCCATATTCTTCTTAAAACCTTCAAGCATTTCCTCGGGCGATTTCGCCGCCTTCGCGGCCTTAACAGCTTCATCAATTAGTGCCCTTTTCTTCTTGTGTTTACTCAGCTCGGGATCATATGGGGTAATTCCATCGTAATATGGAGTAATTCCATTATGGGTACTGTAATTATGAGATGGGGTTTTGTAAAATTGATGGGTTTTGTAGGGTTTGTACAATAAAGAATTGGAATTTGAgcagggatttagggtttgaatgGGGGATTTggaaattgatgatgatgatgaacaagTTGTGaaaaattgatgatgatgatgaacaagTTGTGAATTGTGGGGTGAAATTACCAGAAATTGATGTTGATGAAGTTGTGATTTTGGAAGATGAAATTAATTTGGTGGATAatcttttcatttttatttttgttaggtAAGAGAATCTGAAAGGCAACAATGCAAATGTTCTTACCTTCTCATCGACTCTTCCGAGTATACCTCTCgtttaaaaccctaaaccctctttTTTAGTGTGTTTAGAAGTGTGATCTGGCTAGTCCGAACCAATTCAACTCGGAACTTTTTCTAAATTTTAAGACTCGCGACTTGATTCATGTAATTAAGTCGGAATTATATCTGCTAGTCCGAATCAATTCAAGTCGAGCTTTTTCTAAACTTCAAAAAACTCATAGTCGTGACTCAACTCATGTAACCAATCCAACAGGTCCTAAGCTATGTTATAACATAGAAGTAAAAGGAATTTCGAGCCTAAAgaaaaaaaatagttaaaagtgaAACATTGTCCATTCAAGTATCCAACCACTTAAAACCACTATATCCAAAATTATGCTTTCTGTATTGCGTGCAAGATTTGGcattttccttattcattagtgaACTCCGAAATGAAGTCAGTAGCAACTACATCAACTATCACATCCGGGAACATGTCAACCCAGATTCGAGTCAAGAAATCTAATGGTAGATAATGAACCATTATGTGAGCTGCTTCCTTAACCACCACCAACCCACACAAGCCCGCATACCCCCCACACGCGCACACACACGCCCACGCACAGACTCCTAATAAAATTAAAGAAACAAGAATCAAACAAACAACTATATTCTCAAATTTCCGTCACACTTTCAAGGTAACTTCTAGGCGGCTCCCTCGACTTGAGTGCATATATATCTATGCACCAATGCATATCCTCAACTTTTGATTTATATAATCAATTTGGCGAGAATATAATTTAACTTCACACACTGACCAACTTGGCAGGTATAAAATCTGGAATTCAAAGGCGGCTAGTTTCCTTTCCcttaaaaaaaaagggaaaaaaaaaggaGCTGCTAGTCAAATTCAAGATATAAACTACTCATTTTTTACAATAGGCTGTCATAACTTCACTTCAATTATGAATGATCGATCACATGTTAGTAGAGGTAAATGTAGCATTCGACAAATTCAAAACAGGTCTAAATACAAGGTGATATATTCTGGCGTAGGCGTTAAGAGTATTTCGAAGAATATCTAGGATGTTGAACTTCGAAATTTTTCCTTTGGGACTAATGGACCCGATAGCCTGTTTCAAACACGCAAGCTGGCTAATCCCGATAGCCTGTTTCAAACACGCAAGCTGGCTAATCCCTAGGCCATAATATACTCATTAGGCCCGTTACACATCCAATCCAAGCCTGAATTTGATCACTTCTTTTATAAGCTCCGTCCAAAAGGCCACCCCAAACCAGCAGTACCCTTATTCGCGGTTCCCTGTAGTGGCTCTCTCATTCCTTGTTGGCTTTTGCCAAGTCCTTCACCCTACATAACACAAGTATAGAAACTTGATCCAAGCAAGCATGGAGTATAATGCACCGCTTACTAAGAGCTAAATTTACTAACCCGTATCTGAAAGACTGAATCACTGAAAGTAAATAAACCTTTACCATACCTCTTTCCAGCCCATATTTTTGAGAATCTTTTGGGCGTAACTTCCCGCTCCAAGTGACATCTCTAAGGCTTCGGCAGCAGCTTCCTCAGGACATTCTGATGATCCAGCTACTTCATCTGATGACTCATCTCCCATGGCCTCACCAAACTCCTTGTGAAATGTTCTTCTTTCGGCAGCTCTGTCCCTATATATGCAAGTTTTATGCTGCCAAAAGACATGTTTTAACATGAGATGGATGGCGGTGTGTAATGATAAAACTACTTTTATCTGGAGGACAGTTTAAGGcaaggaaaagtagatctttcATCGGAGAAAACTTCATCAATCCAAGGATGAGGCACCCAACACATGGGGAAAGTCCGAACAACGCTAAAGCCACAACGTGATGTTTTGAATGCATGGCTAACATATTTAAAGGTAGGAACTTGGAAGCTTTACCAACTAAGCCTTCACCTCAACCCCAATGCCTAAAGGGCTAAAACCGTAGGTTGCAATTACGCTATTACATGCAATGATGGCTCATTAATCCAAGATTTGTCTGGTGAAGAATGAAATACCTTTTTACTAGTAGAGGGTCTATCGAGGAAGGAGCTCTCATTCTGCTTAAAGGAAACATGGAATGGTGTCTTAGCATCACGGCCTTCCCCGGTCTCTTCATTGGATAGCTCAGGAAATCCCCACCCCTTGGTTGGGTTTGATGCATCATAACTTGACAAGGTAGCTAGGTATCCGACATTAGGGCTCCTCAGCTTATACACTTGCCCTACATTCAAGATTTTAGACCAGGAAAATGATACTAAggaaaataaaactaataacTGACGTAAAAACCAAAGAATAGTAAAGAGGTAACAAATTCTCTAATGGCTTTCGGGCCGACAGCAGACCTGATCTAACCTGCACTAAATCAAGATGAACCCTGCATATTGGAGCTGTTTTGAAACGTCTAGCATGAGAAGTTATAGAAGGATGAAGGCTGGAGGAAGGCTTCACTAACGACCCGAGCAATCTGGCCACTTGATCATTTCCGTCTTTTTGGATCTCTTGATTCATTGACCAATCCCATATATCGACAACATGACATTCTGGCCTTGACTCATCCTCCTGTTGCACAACTTGGCCATACTGAGCTCGCCAGTTTTCTTCCTCCCAAGAAATTTCTGAAAGATATTGTCATATAACGGATATAATAAGTATTTATTAAAGTCCAGACAACAAATAATCAGTTATTTGGTCAATTCGGAAAATCTAAGAAAACATTAGGAGTTCTTCAACAAAGAGTCCAACTGCAAACATCACCATCATCTAAAATAAAATAACGTGGGTTCAACGTTGCCTTTTCTCGTGCACTTCTTATATGTATGTCAACAACAAATAATGGATGTTGATTTTCATAACAAATACTGAActcaaataaaaaattataatctTCATTGTTATCAGCAGATTCATACACACATGACTGAAAGGCTAAGTGAAAGCTACCAGATCAGACTAAAATGAGATCATTCAGAAGTTTTTATACGGTCTAATAACTCCTGGTTTGGTTAATATATACACAAAACGTATTGCAGACCTTCACAGATAACAGCAGCACTTGAGGTGGTTGGGGCTTCATGATCGGAACTCAACTCGCCATCTTGCTGCACATGGAGTGCATTGTTTGCTGAAAAGAAGAAATACCAACATAGATGCATAAGTAACGTGAAATGAAGCTTTTACTAGCCTACTACAACCAAAATAAATCTGACCATCAGTTGCTAACGGAGAACTGTTCATAAGGCAGTAACGTCTCGGCAGCATTAGATGTTCCAGTGGAATAACCCGATAAATAAAGTTCAATTAATGTGTCGTCTAACCTTGAAAACAGGAAGAAAGGGAAAAAATAGTTAACTAGTTTAAAAACACTACATCAGCTAAGATGACATAAATCTGCTCAAAAGTAACAGCCTACGATTCAGATGGCCAGGAGATTTTCAGGCGCTTCATTGCTACTGCACCATATATAGTCTGCGAGTTAGAGCCAAGAGAAATTTAACTTATACACTGAAATATATCACTAATAACCATTTAGGTGTACTCAAACTTGAGGATAAACAAAAGCATACCAACTACAAAAAAAATTACAAAGTTCAAAGTAAAGCACATACAAAGAAAAAAAAGATCAGTAACTGCATAAAACAAAAGGGCCGTAAGCACGTTTTGAAAAAAAACACGCACACAGTTTACATTTTTACAAGAATTAAAGGTGACCACACTCGTCAGCGCAAGGAAAGCTCATGATTCAGCCAGACTTAATAAGCTCTACCTTTATTCGGTTCCTTCTCTTGTTCATTCTCTAGCCCACCAGTGTTTTGTTCACTTGACTCATCCAAAGGAATGATgccctatgttactccgacacttcacttaattgccgtgtcgcgtgtcagacacgtgtcggtgtccgacacgacacgacacttcgacacttcaatttagaccacaaaacaggaaaattcaccccaaatagccgtgtccgacacgccgacacgtgtcggacaccgacacgtgtCGGCGTGTCTGAGTAACACAGATGATGCCTTGGCCTTTGATCATGGATTGGCAATCCTAATATCATCCATAAAACAGATATACTTCCACAAGAACCCAAAAACATATACTACACTGAAAGTCTGAAACAACAAACTGGTGTGAAAACCGATACAAATGTTACTGCGACGAATGAAAATACACAAGAAACCAATGGATGACAGCCAAACATGAGGACCACAAAACTTTGAACACACAAGATGTCAGTTAAGCTACCGGTAGTAAAGTCATTCTTTGTTGGCTTTTGCCGAGTCCTTCACCCTACATAACACAAGTATAGAAACTGGATCCAAGCAAGCATTGAGTATAATGCACAGCTTACTAAGAGTTACTAACCCGTAACTGAAAGACTGAATCACTGAAAATAAATAAACCACCTTTACCCTACCTCTTTCCAGCCCATATTTTTGAGAATCTTTTGGGCGTAACTTCCAGGTCCAAGTGACATCTCTAAGGCTTCGGCCGCAGCTTCCTCATAACATTCTGATGATCCAGCTACTTCATCTGATGACTCATCTCCCATGGCCTCATCAAACTCCTTGTGAAATGTTCTTCTTTCAGCAGCTCTGTCCCTATATATGCAAGTTTTAATATAAGATGGATGGCAGTGTGTAACGATAAAACTACTTTTATCAACTATAGGAGAACAATAAAGGTAAGGAAAAGTAGAATTTTCGGTGTAGAAAACTTCACTTTTCCAAGGCTCGAAGAGATACCCAAGTACACATTTTTTAGAGGATAAGGAGAGCAAGAGTCCGAACAAAGCTAAAGCCACAACCTGATGTTCTGAACGCATAGCTAACATATTGGAAGGTTGAAACTTGGAAGCTTTACGCCTTTCCCCACTAAACGTTCACCTCAACCTCCATGCCTAAAGGGCTAAAACAGTTGGTTGCAATAAAGAAAGACTGCAATTACACTATTAAATGCAATGATGGCTCATTAATCCAACGATTTGTCCGGTGAAGAATGTGTTATGAAAATACCTTTTTACTAGTAGAGGGTCTATCGAGGTTGGAGCTCTCATTCTGCTTAGAGGAAATATGGCATGGTGTCTTAGCATTACGGTCTTCCCCAGTCCCTTCATTCCCACCCCTTTGTTGGGGTTTGATGCATCATAACTTGACAAGGTAGCTAGGTATCCGACGTTTGGGCTCCTCAGCTTATACACTTGCCCTACATTCAAGATTTAAAATTGTACATCTTTAGAGGAAGCATCCACATTTTTGAAAACAAGAGGGGAAAATGTCATGAAAACAAGGAAGAAATAACACCAAGGAAAATAAAACTAATAATTGATGTAAAAACCAAAGTTTTAGTAAATTGGTAACAAATTCTCTAATGGCTTTCGGGCCGACAGCAGACCTGATCAAGATGAACTCTGCATACTGGAGCTGTTTTGGACAACTTGACCTTACTGAGCTCGCATGTTTTCTACCTCCCAAGAAATTTCTGAATGATATTGTCATAGAAGAAGTATTTATTTGGTCAATTCTGACAGTCAAAGAAAACATTAGGACTTTTTCAACAAAGATTTTCATACAAATACTGAAGTTAAATAAAAACTTATAATCTTCATTCTTATCAGCAGACTCATACACACATGATTGAAAGCTACTAGATCAGACCAAAATGAGATCATTCGGAAATTTTTAGGGTCTAATAACATGAAACCGTCTCAGACACAAACGAATTGCAGAGCTTCACAAATAACAGCTGCACTTAAGGCGGTTAGGGCTTGATCAGAACTCAACTCACCATCTTGCTGCACAAGGAGTGCGCTGTTTTCTGAAAAGAAGAAATGCCAACATATATGAAGCTTTACTACTCTACTACAACCAAGTAAATGTCACTAATCACCATTTAGCTGTACTCAAACTCAAGGATAAACACAAGCATACCAATTACTAACTACAGAAAAGAGAAGTAACAATGTTTAAAGTAAAGCACACAGAAAAAAGGATCAGTAACTACATAAAAATAAAAGGGTCCGTAAGCGCATTTTTGGAAAAACACATGCTCACAGTTTACATCTTACAAGAATTTAAAGTGGCCACACTCGTCAGCGCAAGGAATACTCATGATTCAGCAAGACATATGGTAAGCTCTACCTTCATTCACTTCCTTCTCTTGATCATTCTCTAGCCCACCAGTGTTTTGTTCGCTTGACTCATGGGAAAGCATAGGTGCCTTGGCCATTGATCATAGATTGGCAATCCTAAGATCACACATAAAAGTATAAAACAGAATTGTACTTGGACAAGAACTCAAAAACCTATACACACTGAAACAACATACTGATGTAGGGGAAACTGAAACAAATGTTACTGTGACGAATGGAaatacacaagaaacaaatgaaTAATACACCTTAAAATGGAAATAGTAACAATTCACTGACAAAGGAAGTACACGAAATAGTATAACCCATTTTTTAAGATATTGACTCATACTTTAGGTTTCGAAAAGCTCGCTTCCCTATGCATATAATTGAATCAGAATTGGACCAGCCTTGAAGCCCACTTTTTGGTATGGCATGAAAAATATGTACTCCACAACTTTTACGGATATATAAATAGTGTGAATATATGAATTAGTCATATTAAGGAATCGATAAATAAATTGTTACATAGGAATTAGTTTATTACCATTAACTCAGTAAGTCATTAACGACGCTAGAACTTCAAAGTTAAGGGGATTTTGAGCCTAAAGAAAAAAGATCTTCATTAAGAGTGAAAGTTCGTCCATCCAACCACTTAAACACATTAAGTCCAAAATCATGCACTATGTTTGATTAAAAGCAATTACACTTTACACCGGGTACAAAGTGAATAAACACTACGCCATGTTCGCATATTGACAAGATAACATCCATAACTTCCCACGTACAATCTTCATAACAAAGTACGGAGAGTACCATCTAATTCAGCAGTTAATGGAGATTTCAAAGGTACTATCGACACAAAAGGGTATAATCCCGAATTAGCCTGGAAATGCCCAAAAACCTGTTTTAGACCCGCATAGATCAGGTTTGGACCAACAAAAAAATAGTCTTGAACTTAACTATAGTGCCTGAGACAACTTTCTTTCAATTTAAACAGATTTCTTGGGACTGCTGGGGTGAGGAGCCTGCAAGCCTCCACTAGCA contains the following coding sequences:
- the LOC141653083 gene encoding uncharacterized protein LOC141653083, with amino-acid sequence MNQEIQKDGNDQVARLLGSLVKPSSSLHPSITSHARRFKTAPICRVHLDLVQVRSGQVYKLRSPNVGYLATLSSYDASNPTKGWGFPELSNEETGEGRDAKTPFHVSFKQNESSFLDRPSTSKKHKTCIYRDRAAERRTFHKEFGEAMGDESSDEVAGSSECPEEAAAEALEMSLGAGSYAQKILKNMGWKEGEGLGKSQQGMREPLQGTANKGTAGLGWPFGRSL
- the LOC141653085 gene encoding uncharacterized protein LOC141653085; this encodes MKGLGKTVMLRHHAIFPLSRMRAPTSIDPLLVKRDRAAERRTFHKEFDEAMGDESSDEVAGSSECYEEAAAEALEMSLGPGSYAQKILKNMGWKEGEGLGKSQQRMTLLPVA